In a single window of the Verrucomicrobiota bacterium genome:
- a CDS encoding TonB-dependent receptor, which produces MSLKRLTITISSVLTASSFGLFSQESAGGMDTVELDQFEIRSEFSIEDLNVDLSRSVLNENVLDIYGSTQLQDLSGLAPNLASINSDTRGFGDILSMRGSANSIFFGSPSVGLYVDGVPGGSVSTYPGELVNISSISILSGPQSTRFGRNASSGMIDIRTRRPGSESRQALQLEYGSYESIIIKGLSDGPISDSAAYSASIGYNARDGYIDNVVSGKTVDDRESLSGRLNFFMNPSDDLELRFGIFAESINDGATRLSSLFSPDPYEVSSNVEGITELDRMQLNFQLTKAFDQGELTATTSYQDWDLDPNLTDLDLSFFDFGFSKVSQDEELFNQEFRFISDSDLSSIRWTAGLFFMDSETNGDATRQFPVPAGGFIPPGFVLTEQTIFEIERQNIAAYINADTTLSDNVVLNTGLRFEENQSSIVRTKVSTNNFNFPGPPEPGVNDSQSETKAAGTIGLTITTTDSLDFIVRSSISHKPEGYSGFTSNPVFTRFNSEKLWSNELGINFTSEENRVSGSLMVFRNDTDDYQYERTVPFSTDFVVINAEKVSSDGIEGKLVFNPSQGLFFDFQAGYTNADFEKHLDSMGVDVSGNSVPFIPEYTVRTGVRFELENGLFGSSSYTAYGNTYYDELNQERFSQSSFGIWDAQIGYRHNNFSIAVYGRNLAEEHYFQFINPEIQAGSPGAPQRFGLRLDLIF; this is translated from the coding sequence ATGTCCTTAAAACGCCTAACCATAACTATCTCGTCAGTATTAACAGCGAGTTCCTTCGGACTTTTTTCCCAGGAATCTGCTGGTGGGATGGATACTGTTGAATTGGATCAGTTTGAGATCCGATCGGAGTTTTCAATTGAAGACCTCAATGTGGATCTGTCCCGGTCCGTTTTAAATGAAAATGTGCTCGATATCTATGGATCCACCCAATTGCAGGATCTTTCCGGCTTGGCGCCCAATCTGGCTTCCATCAACAGTGATACCCGTGGATTTGGTGACATTCTCTCCATGCGTGGAAGCGCCAATTCCATCTTTTTCGGCTCTCCTTCAGTTGGGTTGTACGTAGATGGGGTTCCGGGAGGATCTGTTTCTACTTATCCTGGTGAGTTGGTTAATATTTCCAGCATTTCGATACTATCCGGCCCGCAATCAACACGTTTCGGGCGAAACGCTTCCTCAGGGATGATCGACATTAGAACCCGCCGCCCGGGTTCGGAATCTCGCCAGGCGCTTCAACTTGAGTACGGATCCTACGAGTCAATAATCATCAAAGGATTATCGGACGGACCTATCAGTGATTCCGCGGCATACAGCGCCTCGATCGGTTACAACGCACGCGATGGTTATATCGACAATGTGGTTTCTGGCAAAACCGTGGACGACAGAGAATCTTTGAGTGGCCGTCTGAACTTCTTCATGAATCCATCCGACGACCTGGAACTGCGGTTTGGCATCTTTGCGGAATCGATCAATGATGGCGCTACTCGTCTGAGTTCGTTGTTTAGTCCCGATCCCTATGAAGTGTCTTCGAATGTGGAAGGTATCACCGAGCTCGATCGTATGCAGCTCAACTTTCAGCTCACAAAAGCGTTCGATCAAGGAGAACTTACAGCAACGACTTCCTACCAGGATTGGGATCTTGATCCCAACCTGACAGATCTTGATTTGAGCTTCTTCGATTTTGGATTTTCAAAAGTCAGTCAGGACGAAGAATTGTTTAACCAGGAATTTCGATTTATTTCGGACTCTGATTTGTCATCAATCCGCTGGACCGCAGGCTTATTCTTCATGGATTCTGAAACCAATGGTGATGCGACCCGTCAGTTTCCAGTTCCGGCGGGAGGGTTCATCCCACCCGGATTTGTTTTAACTGAACAAACGATCTTTGAGATCGAACGGCAAAATATAGCAGCTTATATCAATGCGGATACGACGCTTTCTGACAACGTGGTACTCAACACCGGCCTCCGATTTGAAGAAAACCAATCTTCGATTGTGAGGACCAAGGTCTCTACTAATAATTTCAATTTCCCAGGTCCACCTGAGCCAGGGGTGAATGATTCACAAAGTGAAACCAAAGCCGCTGGAACAATCGGGCTAACCATTACAACGACCGATTCCTTAGATTTTATCGTACGTTCATCCATATCGCATAAACCTGAAGGCTACAGCGGTTTTACGTCCAATCCCGTTTTCACACGGTTTAACTCCGAAAAACTTTGGTCCAATGAGCTGGGGATCAATTTCACCTCTGAGGAAAATCGGGTGAGCGGATCCCTCATGGTATTTCGAAACGACACCGACGATTACCAATACGAGCGCACGGTTCCATTTTCAACCGACTTTGTAGTTATTAATGCGGAGAAAGTTTCTTCCGACGGTATTGAAGGCAAACTGGTGTTCAATCCAAGCCAAGGGCTCTTCTTCGATTTTCAAGCGGGTTATACCAATGCGGATTTCGAAAAGCATCTTGATTCGATGGGTGTTGATGTTTCTGGAAATAGCGTGCCCTTTATCCCTGAATACACAGTTCGCACGGGTGTGCGTTTCGAATTGGAAAACGGATTATTTGGAAGTTCTTCCTATACGGCTTATGGTAATACCTATTACGACGAACTAAATCAGGAAAGATTTTCACAGTCTTCCTTTGGCATTTGGGATGCTCAAATCGGATATCGTCATAACAATTTTTCCATCGCTGTTTACGGCCGGAATTTGGCTGAAGAACACTATTTCCAGTTCATTAATCCCGAAATTCAAGCCGGAAGTCCAGGTGCTCCACAGAGATTTGGCTTGCGCCTTGATCTCATATTTTAA
- a CDS encoding PQQ-binding-like beta-propeller repeat protein, with amino-acid sequence MRHTLILLCFASTSLSAEWTNWRGPNNNLSTDHQAFPNTFSNNENVVWSMEISGEGTSTPAIWKDTLYITSMKNGMDTLIALNLDGIQQWETQIGIGEEGSHRQGTGANPSPVVDDSGIYVYFKSASLAKFSHSGKEIWKKNLQKEYSITSQWWDLGTSPVLEDGKIFIAVMQQLARRSGEKAETYVVALDKDTGKEIWKVDRVTGANTESNDAYTTPLIATVDGQRQLIVWGADQLSGHSLKNGEAIWTCGDFNPTDHKNWRTIASHTIVGDIAIVPYGRGYAVAAIKMSGKGDITSKSRLWEIEKIGPDVPSPTIHGDSTIILNDRGVLTAIDIESGDIRWTSELPRTAAKYFASPIISGNRLICSRDDGTVFVCELNKDGVEVLSENNMGEAVIATPVPYGDKLYVRTASTLYCIGKSS; translated from the coding sequence ATGAGACACACCCTAATCCTCCTTTGTTTCGCCTCAACTTCACTTTCTGCAGAGTGGACCAACTGGCGAGGGCCTAACAACAATCTGTCAACAGATCACCAGGCTTTCCCAAACACGTTTTCCAATAACGAGAACGTAGTCTGGTCGATGGAGATCTCTGGAGAAGGCACTTCTACCCCGGCTATATGGAAGGACACACTCTATATTACCAGTATGAAGAATGGAATGGATACCCTGATTGCATTGAATCTGGACGGAATACAACAATGGGAGACCCAAATCGGAATTGGTGAGGAAGGAAGTCATAGGCAGGGAACAGGAGCAAACCCCAGTCCAGTTGTGGACGACAGTGGTATTTATGTTTATTTCAAATCTGCTTCTTTGGCTAAATTCAGCCATTCGGGGAAGGAGATCTGGAAGAAAAACCTCCAAAAAGAATACAGCATCACCAGCCAATGGTGGGATCTCGGAACGTCGCCGGTTCTCGAGGACGGAAAGATCTTTATCGCGGTTATGCAGCAGCTAGCGCGTCGGAGTGGTGAAAAAGCGGAAACCTATGTTGTGGCTCTGGACAAAGATACCGGTAAAGAAATTTGGAAAGTAGACCGCGTTACTGGTGCCAACACGGAATCCAATGACGCCTACACAACTCCACTTATCGCTACAGTAGATGGTCAAAGACAACTTATTGTGTGGGGCGCCGACCAATTAAGTGGGCATTCCCTTAAAAACGGTGAAGCGATCTGGACCTGCGGTGACTTCAATCCGACTGACCACAAAAACTGGAGAACGATTGCCTCGCATACTATTGTGGGTGACATAGCAATCGTCCCTTACGGTAGAGGTTACGCTGTTGCCGCAATTAAGATGTCTGGGAAGGGAGATATCACCAGTAAATCAAGATTGTGGGAAATAGAAAAAATTGGACCTGATGTCCCCTCTCCAACCATTCACGGAGATTCGACCATTATTTTAAACGACCGTGGCGTTCTCACAGCAATTGACATAGAATCGGGTGATATCCGCTGGACAAGCGAGCTACCCAGAACAGCAGCGAAGTACTTTGCATCCCCCATTATTTCTGGAAACCGTCTGATTTGTAGTCGAGATGACGGCACAGTGTTTGTTTGTGAACTGAATAAGGATGGCGTTGAAGTTCTTTCAGAAAACAACATGGGGGAAGCCGTTATTGCGACTCCTGTTCCCTACGGAGACAAGCTATACGTCCGCACGGCAAGCACCCTTTACTGTATCGGCAAGTCCAGCTAG